From the genome of Nitrospirota bacterium, one region includes:
- a CDS encoding cytochrome C — translation MEKKLLFFAAFVIFLFLLLTQRHDGRAFGAGNDTKESCVTAKCHATMGKDKFVHGPVAGGECDSCHKKTGKHAFAPITNVGKLCYECHEQMTGQKVVHSPVKEGKCTKCHDPHQSPNKFQLRAAGGDLCFRCHDKAMAGGKFVHGPVAAGSCGTCHAPHQSDNPKLLMAKGNDVCFTCHTDKADAAKSAKFTHAPVQEACINCHSPHSGNFQYNLKADGNRDLCYTCHADKQQDIKEATTPHKALDQERKCLTCHDPHFSNYVKQLIKQPVDLCLSCHDREYSGQNGTIANIKATLANNSDHHGPIKQGDCSGCHNPHGSRNFRILRENFPELFYAGYNPDNYKLCFMCHEKSIAKDETTKTLTNFRNGDRNLHFVHVNKFVKGRTCRACHDAHATNNPKHIRDKVPFAKWQLPIGFTKTKTGGTCLPGCHQRFSYDRDKAVVNKPAAVAR, via the coding sequence GTGGAGAAAAAACTTTTATTTTTTGCAGCCTTCGTGATTTTTCTATTTTTGCTTCTGACGCAGCGTCATGATGGCCGCGCCTTTGGCGCGGGAAATGACACCAAGGAGTCCTGTGTAACCGCAAAATGTCACGCCACCATGGGGAAGGATAAGTTCGTCCATGGACCCGTAGCAGGGGGTGAATGTGATTCCTGTCATAAGAAGACAGGCAAGCATGCGTTTGCACCGATAACCAATGTCGGCAAGCTCTGTTACGAGTGCCACGAACAAATGACAGGACAAAAGGTCGTCCATTCTCCAGTAAAGGAAGGGAAGTGCACCAAGTGCCATGATCCGCATCAATCCCCGAACAAATTCCAACTTCGCGCCGCTGGAGGCGACCTCTGCTTTCGTTGCCATGACAAAGCCATGGCAGGCGGCAAATTTGTCCACGGCCCGGTTGCCGCGGGAAGCTGCGGCACCTGCCACGCCCCCCACCAGAGTGATAATCCAAAGCTTCTTATGGCGAAAGGGAACGATGTCTGCTTCACCTGCCACACGGACAAAGCCGATGCCGCCAAGAGCGCAAAGTTTACTCACGCCCCGGTGCAGGAGGCTTGTATAAACTGCCATAGTCCCCACAGCGGGAACTTCCAGTACAACTTGAAGGCGGATGGAAATCGCGATCTCTGTTACACCTGTCACGCGGACAAGCAGCAGGACATCAAGGAGGCGACCACGCCTCATAAAGCGCTCGATCAGGAACGAAAGTGCCTCACCTGCCATGACCCGCACTTTTCAAACTACGTTAAGCAGCTGATAAAACAACCGGTGGATCTCTGCTTAAGCTGCCATGATCGGGAGTATAGCGGTCAGAACGGCACGATCGCGAACATAAAGGCGACTCTGGCGAACAATTCCGACCACCACGGACCCATTAAACAGGGCGATTGCTCGGGCTGTCATAACCCCCATGGATCCAGGAACTTCAGGATACTGCGCGAGAATTTCCCGGAACTCTTCTACGCGGGCTATAACCCGGATAATTATAAGCTTTGTTTCATGTGTCATGAAAAGTCCATTGCCAAAGATGAAACAACCAAAACACTGACGAATTTCAGAAACGGCGACAGGAACCTGCATTTTGTCCATGTCAATAAATTTGTGAAAGGACGTACGTGCCGGGCGTGCCACGACGCGCATGCTACGAACAACCCCAAACATATTCGCGACAAGGTGCCCTTTGCAAAATGGCAGCTCCCGATAGGATTTACGAAAACGAAAACCGGCGGAACCTGTCTGCCGGGTTGCCATCAGCGGTTCAGCTATGACAGGGACAAGGCGGTCGTGAATAAGCCGGCGGCGGTTGCGCGCTGA
- a CDS encoding tetratricopeptide repeat protein: MSLIDRKSSFSFSILALLASLLLVYSSARGDDSVKAMKEAVATQPATTIEHAGNLDGEIAAARMRVKEDPSNASVHVGLAVLLVKKGALDEAMFSFDEALKLNPHAHEAKTGRGIVLARRGNLQEAEAVLKDALILNPNPVRTHYELGLVYEKLGDLEKAVAEFKEGIRKHEQGR; the protein is encoded by the coding sequence ATGTCACTCATTGACCGGAAATCGTCATTCTCTTTCAGTATACTCGCATTGCTGGCCTCGCTGCTGCTTGTGTACTCTTCTGCGCGGGGAGATGACAGCGTGAAAGCGATGAAGGAAGCAGTGGCGACACAACCTGCCACGACCATTGAACATGCCGGCAACCTCGATGGGGAGATCGCGGCAGCCAGGATGAGAGTCAAGGAGGACCCGTCCAATGCGTCAGTCCACGTCGGGCTGGCCGTTCTCCTGGTCAAGAAAGGTGCACTCGACGAAGCCATGTTTTCGTTTGACGAGGCACTGAAGCTCAATCCACACGCGCATGAAGCAAAAACCGGACGAGGGATCGTCCTGGCGCGGCGAGGAAACCTTCAGGAAGCCGAAGCAGTGCTGAAGGATGCTCTGATTCTGAATCCGAACCCGGTAAGGACCCACTATGAACTCGGCCTGGTCTATGAGAAGCTCGGCGACCTGGAAAAGGCGGTAGCGGAGTTCAAAGAGGGGATCAGGAAGCACGAGCAGGGACGATGA
- a CDS encoding redoxin domain-containing protein, producing MSNQGRSVAAMVSRMNRIVLFTVLMFYGVLSFAPAAATLQTLQTGMEAPDFSLKTIADETKTFEAVKGEKLTVLVFWSTWSTKSEKILKRMQQLHERYKGQGLSIIAVNVDDQQLSTETLAEIRTVSEKLKISFPMLVDHGLVAFHDYGVIALPSTVIMDKDRMIKDELSGYPLVGSEAMVDFIISTIEGKKIAVVEGKVRYQPNKNALRFYNMGKTTLRSKRMAETAEMWFKKAIEADTAFVLPHLSLGKMYLQRGDTALARAEYKEALARAPEHPIALCELGLILINEGKAKEGAALFDAARKVEESYTPCYYYAGYAHGKEGRMEDALKLFNEAKKLNPFDYNIFVYQGKVFQAQKDREKAFDAYKKALEIILHLD from the coding sequence ATGAGCAATCAGGGGAGATCGGTTGCCGCCATGGTTTCGCGGATGAATCGCATAGTGTTGTTCACCGTCCTCATGTTCTACGGGGTACTCTCGTTTGCCCCTGCCGCGGCCACGCTGCAGACTCTGCAAACAGGAATGGAGGCGCCTGATTTTTCCCTCAAAACCATCGCCGATGAAACAAAAACATTTGAAGCGGTCAAAGGCGAGAAACTCACCGTGCTCGTTTTCTGGTCAACGTGGAGCACAAAATCTGAAAAAATCCTGAAGCGGATGCAACAGCTCCATGAGAGATACAAGGGGCAGGGGCTTTCGATCATTGCGGTGAACGTCGACGATCAACAGCTTTCCACCGAGACGCTGGCGGAGATCCGGACCGTTTCGGAAAAGCTGAAAATCAGTTTCCCCATGCTGGTAGACCACGGCCTCGTCGCGTTCCATGATTACGGAGTGATCGCCCTCCCCTCAACAGTGATCATGGACAAGGACCGGATGATCAAAGACGAGCTTTCGGGATATCCCCTTGTCGGGTCCGAAGCCATGGTGGATTTTATCATCTCGACCATCGAAGGGAAGAAAATAGCGGTCGTCGAGGGGAAGGTGCGTTACCAGCCGAACAAGAATGCCCTTCGTTTCTACAATATGGGAAAGACCACCCTGAGATCGAAGCGCATGGCCGAGACTGCCGAGATGTGGTTCAAAAAGGCCATCGAGGCGGACACCGCGTTTGTGCTCCCCCATCTGAGTCTCGGCAAGATGTACCTCCAGCGGGGAGACACGGCACTGGCTCGGGCCGAGTACAAAGAGGCGCTTGCCAGGGCGCCGGAACATCCCATCGCTCTTTGTGAATTGGGCTTGATCCTGATCAATGAGGGCAAGGCGAAGGAAGGCGCGGCACTGTTCGATGCTGCCCGGAAGGTGGAAGAGTCCTACACCCCCTGTTACTACTATGCCGGATACGCCCACGGAAAAGAGGGCAGGATGGAAGATGCCCTGAAGCTGTTCAATGAAGCGAAAAAATTAAATCCGTTCGATTATAATATCTTTGTTTATCAGGGAAAGGTTTTTCAGGCGCAGAAGGACCGGGAAAAGGCCTTTGACGCCTATAAAAAAGCGTTGGAAATTATTTTACACCTCGACTAA